DNA from Oncorhynchus masou masou isolate Uvic2021 chromosome 5, UVic_Omas_1.1, whole genome shotgun sequence:
ttagtgtgtgtgtgtgtttgtctttagtgtgtgtgtgtgtgtgtgtttgtctttagtgtgtgtgtgtgtgtgtgtgtgtgtgtgtgtttgtctttgtgtgtgtgtgtgtgtgtccgaccCACGGaagtaccccctctctcttttaaatgccatattatgtctatatacagtgttgtaacaatgtacaaaaaacataaatatggcttgtatttacaatggtgtttgttctttactGGTTGACCTTtgcttgtggcaacaggtcacaaatcttgccgctgagatggcacactgtggtatttcacccagtagatatgggagttttttgggtttgttttctaattcgctgtatgtatgtatgtatgtatgtatgtatgtatgtatgtatgtatgtatgtatgtatgtatgtatgtatgtatgtatgtatgtatatgtatgtgtgtatgtgtgtatgtgtgtgtgtgtgtgtgtgtgtgtgtatgtatgtaacaGGAGCCCAGCGGATGAAGAGGGGGTCCATGACTCCtttaaccagctgatagaggatCAGAGACAGGAAGCCTTGGAGCTGCaggaactacagagagacctggacGAGGAGGAACGAGGTAGTGTGTGACTgggtataagagagagagacttagtgagtgtgtgtgtgtgtgactgggtacaagagagagagacttagtgttagagtgtggtgtgtgtgactgggtACAAGAGAGAAAGACttagtgttagagtgtgtgtgtgtgtgtgactgggtatAAGAGAGAAAGACTTAGTGttagagtgtggtgtgtgtgactgtgtataagagagagagacttagtgagtgtgtgtgtgtgtgtgactgggtatAAGAGAGAGAGTCTTAGTGttagagtgtggtgtgtgtgactgggtATAAGAGAGAAAGACTTAGTGttagagtgtggtgtgtgtgactgtgtataagagagagagacttagtgttagagtgtggtgtgtgtgtgactgggtataagagagagagacttagtgttagagtgtggtgtgtgtgtgactgggtataagagagagagacttagtgttagagtgtggtgtgtgtgtgactgggtataagagagagagacttagtgttagagtggtgtgtgtgtgactgggtataagagagagagagacctagtgttagtgtggtgtgtgtgactgggtataagagagagagagacttagtgttagagtggtgtgtgtgtgactgggtataagagagagagagacctagtgttagtgtggtgtgtgtgactgggtataagagagagagagacttagtgttagagtgtggtgtgtgtgtgactgggtataagagagagagagacttagtgttagagtgtggtgtgtgtgtgactgggtataagagagagagagacttagtgttagagtgtggtgtgtgtgtgactgggtataagagagagagagacttagtgttagtgtggtgtgtgtgaaaaCAGACGTAACCGTCATACTCTCCTTCCTCCAGACAGTGTAGCGTACCTGTCCAGCCCTGGTCAGGAGATATGGCGTGGGAGCgcggggaggggtgaggaggaaggggggagacAGTTAGACCCCCTTCTAGAGGAACGCTGGTCCTCCGCCACCCTCAAAGTCCTCTCCTCCATGCCCAGCCGCACCATCGGTAAGTCACCCCTACGACACCCTTATGACATACTTATGGCACCTCTACATCACCTTTATGACATACTTATGGCACCTCTACGACACCTTTATGACATACTTATGGCACCTCTACGACACCTTTATGACATACTTATGGCACCTCTACGACACCCTTATGACATACTTATGGCACGTCTACGACACTCTTATGACCGTCTTAAGATGGCTGTATGGACACCTACCTAGTATTTCTTCTGTTCACGcttcatgagagagagagcgaggtagttTCAGAAGTCTAAACTATTTCTGCCGTTGTCATGTGACTGTTAGTTCCTCTAGCTAGCAGGtgtgtcagccagccagccagccagccaaccagccagccagccagccagtcagccagccagccagctagccaaccagccagccagccagccactatCAACACATCAACAGATACTGTATCTAACACAGTGGCTCTAAAAACACCATGGCACAAACAAGACTTCTGCCCCTCTACAAGACGAAGTTTAGGAATCATGTATCTACACACCTTCCCTCACCCCCCTCTTAGCGGAGGTGCTGTCATCTCTTAACGGAGGTGCTGTCATCTCTTAACGGAGGTGCTGTCATCTCTTAACGGAGGTGCTGTCATCTCTTAAAGGAGGTGCTGTCATCTCTTAACGGAGGTGCTGTCATCTCTTAAAGGAGGTGCTGTCATCTCTTAAAGGAGGTGCTGTCATCTCTTAAAGGAGGTGCTGTCATCTCTTAACGGAGGTGCTGTCATCTCTTAACGGAGGTGCTGTCATCTCTTAACGGAGGTGCTGTCATCTCTTAGTGGAGGTGCTGTCATCTCTCAGTACTAGACCCTGTTaacgtcctctcctctctctaggtcGTAGTCGAGGTGCTGTCATCTCTTAGTGGAGGTGCTGTCATCTCTCAGTACTATAACAGGTCCCTGTTAACGTCCTCTCCTCACTCTAGGTCGTCGTCGAGGTGCTGTCATCTCTCAGTGGAGGTGCTGTCATCTCTCAGTACTATAACGGGACCCCGTTaacgtcctctcctctctctaggtcGTAGTGGAGGTGCTGTCATCTCTCAGTACTATAACGGGACCCCGTTaacgtcctctcctctctctaggtcATAGTGGAGGTGCTGTCATCTCTCAGTACTATAACAGGACCCTGTTaacgtcctctcctctctctaggtcGTGGTGGAGGTGCTGTCATCTCTTAACGGAGGTGCTGTCATCTCTCAGTACTAGACTCTGTTAACTTCCTGTCGTCTCTCTAGGTCGTAGTGGAGGTGCTGTCATCTGTTAGTGGAGGTGCTGTCATCTCTCAGTACTATAACAGGACCCTGTTAACTTCCTGGCGTCTCTCTAGGTCGTAGTCGAGGTGCTGTCATCTCTTAGTCGAGGTGCTGTCATTTCTCAGTACTATAACGGGACCCTGTTAacgtcctctcttctctctaggaCGTAGTCGAGGTGCTGTCATCTCTTAGTGGAGGTGCTGTCATCTCTCAGTACTATAACAGGACCCTGTTaacgtcctctcctctctctaggtcGTAGTGGAGGTGCTGTCATCTGTTAGTGGAGGTGCTGTCATCTCTCAGTACTATAACAGGACCCTGTTAacgtcctctcttctctctaggtCGTAGTGGAGGTGCTGTCATCTCTTAGTGGAGGTGCTGTCATCTCTCAGTACTATAACAGGACCCTGTTaacgtcctctcctctctctaggtcGTAGTCGAGGTGCTGTCATCTCTCAGTACTATAACGGGACCCTGTTaacgtcctctcctctctctaggtcGTGGTGGAGGTGCTGTCATCTCTTAACGGAGGTGCTGTCATCTCTCAGTACTAGACTCTGTTAACCTCCTGGCGTCTCTCTAGGTCGTAGTCGAGGTGCTGTCATCTCTTAGTGGAGGTGCTGTCATCTCTCAGTACTATAACAGGACCCTGTTaacgtcctctcctctctctaggtcGTAGTGGAGGTGCTGTCATCTGTTAGTGGAGGTGCTGTCATCTCTCAGTACTATAACGGGACCCTGTTaacgtcctctcctctctctaggtcGTGGTGGAGGTGCTGTCATCTCTTAACGGAGGTGCTGTCATCTCTCAGTACTAGACTCTGTTAACCTCCTGGCGTCTCTCTAGGTCGTAGTCGAGGTGCTGTCATCTCTTAGTCGAGGTGCTGTCATCTCTCAGTACTATAACAGGACCCTGTTaacgtcctctcctctctctaggtcGTAGTCGAGGTGCTGTCATCTCTTAGTGGAGGTGCTGTCATCTCTTAGTGGAGGTGCTGTCATCTCTCAGTACTAGACCCTGTTaacgtcctctcctctctctaggtcGTAGTCGAGGTGCTGTCATCTCTTAGTGGAGGTGCTGTCATCTCTCAGTACTAGACCCTGTTaacgtcctctcctctctctaggtcGTAGTCGAGGTGCTGTCATCTCTTAGTGGAGGTGCTGTCATCTCTCAGTACTAGACCCTGTTaacgtcctctcctctctctaggtcGTAGTCGAGGTGCTGTCATCTCTTAGTACTATAGCAGGACCCTGTTaacgtcctctcctctctctaggtcGTAGTCGAGGTGCTGTCATCTCTCAGTACTATAACAGGACCATGAAGTTGAGAAGacgcagacagagcaggccttCCATAAAGGACTTTTCCCGCTCCGCACGGCCCAGTATCCGTGGTTACGGCATGGAGACAGACTGCATGGAGACCGAGGGCGTGGatgaggagggtgaggtcactcATTTAAACGTTACATACGCACTGAAATAccgacatttttgttgttgtaatgacgCCATAACCTACTCATAactaatgtgtgtgtctgtccgtctctgtgtgtgtgcgcgtctttGCGCTGCAGGGCGTAAGCGTGACCAACTGGTCAACAACCTTCAGAACCTCTCTCTGAGTGACCGGGTCAGGATGCTGCGAGGCATGCCTCTCTCTGTGGCAGAGAAGAGTGACCTAAGGTATCTATACTCCTCTACCATCCTGctgcccatctctctctttctccatccctctatcctgctgtccatctctctctctttctcatccctctatcctgctgtccatctctctctttccccatctctgtatcctgctgtccatctctctctttctccatccctctatcctgctgtccatctctctctctttctcatccctctatcctgctgtccatctctctctttccccatctctgtatcctgctgtccatctctctctctttctccatccctctatcctgctgtccatatctctctctttctccatccctctatcctgctgtccatctctctctttctccatccctctatcctgctgtccatctctctctctttctcatccctctatcctgctgtccatctctctctctttctcatccctctatcctgctgtccatctctctctctttctcatccctctatcctgctgtccatctctctctttctccatccctctatcctgctgtccatctctctctctttctccatccctctatcctgctgtccatctctctctttctccatccctctatcctgctgtccatctctctctttccccatctctgtatcctgctgtccatctctctctctttctccatccctctatcctgctgtccatctctctctttctcatccctctatcctgctgtccatctctctctctctttctccatccctctatcctgctgtccatctctctctttctccatccctctatcctgctgtccatctctctctttctccatccctctatcctgctgtccatctctctctttctccatccctctatcctgctgtccatctctctctctttctccatccctctatcctgctgtccatatctctctctttctccatccctctatcctgctgtccatctctctctttctccatccctctatcttgCTGTCCATCTCTGTCTTACTCCAACCCTCTATCttgctgtccatctctctctttctccatccctctatcctgctgtccatctctctctttctcatccctctatcctgctgtccatctctctctttctccatccctctatcctgctgtccatctctctctttctccatccctctatcctgctgtccatctctctgtctatttctcctctctctcactcctatcaattcaattcaagggctttattggcatgggaaacacatatTAGCATTGTCAAAGCAATAATATACAAAAGTTAAATcaacaaaaatgaacagtaaacattacactcacagaagtatctctctctctctcctccctgcagctCTATCAATAGATCTCTTCCATAAGTGAGTGACAGAGGAATATAGTATCATCTTGTaaccacctcccccctctctccctccctctctcccctcctccctccctctctcccctcctccctccctccccgatccctctctccccatccctctcccccatccctctttctctccatccctctttctcccccatccctctttctcccccatccctctctcccctcctccctctctctcttctcccccatccctctctcccctcctccctctctccctcctccctcgctccctctcccctctctcccccatccctctcccccatccctctttctcatcccatccctctttctcccccatccctctttctcccccatccctctctcccctcctccctctctcccctcctccctttctcccccatccctctctccccctcctccctctctctcttctcccccatccctctctcccctcctccctctctccctcctccctcgttccctctcccctctctccccatccctctcccccatccctctttctcatcccatccctctttctcccccatccctctttctcccccatccctctctcccctcctccctctctcccctcctccctttctcccccatccctctctcccctcctccctctctcccctcatccctctctcccctcctccctctttccccatccccctctctctccccatccctctccactcctccctctctcccctcctccctttctcccccatctctctctccccccatccctctctcccctcatccctctctcccccatccctctctctctccaggaggtTGGCTGACAGGAAGGGTCAACGCTCCAATCACAGTCAGATCCCCTGTTGCAGCCAGCTCAAGTATCACATCATCATCGTAAGTCACACAGTCAGATCTCCTGCTCCAATATTATTACATTGGTCCAGTTTCTGATGCATTTCAGGCGTCCACCACGTCATGCACTCTGCAGCTGGCCATCAGATTGCTGATCATGTGATGTGGTTGTTATCTGACATGTTCAACACCTATCCAGGCCTCAGCTGATCTGTCTGGACAGCAATCATGGTGTTTTGTCTTAGTTTCTGTGGCTGTCAGGGGTTTACAGCTGTGGTCTCCCAGCGGTCGTGACAGACATATGTCATGTTGGTGGGTGTTTCCTGTAGCTGTGTATTACAATCTACTGATGGTGTTCTAGTCCTCTTCACAATCATATGGTCCATTCTCTTAGACTAGGCCCTGCTCATTATGGGTGAATCACACGGTCCATTCTCTTAGACTAGGCCCTGCTCATTATGGGTGAATTGTACGGTCCATTCTCTTAGACTTGGCCCTGCTCATTATGGGTGAATCACACGGTCCATTCTCTTAGACTAGGCCCTGCTCATTATGGGTGAATCGTACGGTCCATTCTCTTAGACTAGGCCCTGCTCATTATGGGTGAATCACACGGTCCATTCTCTTAGACTAGGTCCTGCTCATTATGGGTGAATCACACGGTCCATTCTCTTAGACTAGGCCCTGCTCATTATGGGTGAATCACACGGTCCATTCTCTTAGACTAGGCCCTGCTCATTATGGGTGAATCACACGGTCCATTCTCTTAGACTAGGCCCTGCTCATTATGGGTGAATTGTACGGTCCATTCTCTTAGACTAGGCCCTGCTCATTATGGGTGAATTGTACGGTCCATTCTCTTAGACTAGGCCCTGCTCATTATGGGTGAATCACACGGTCCATTCTCTTAGACTAGGTCCTGCTCATTATGGGTGAATCACACGGTCCATTCTCTTAGACTAGGCCCTGCTCATTATGGGTGAATCACACGGTCCATTCTCTTAGACTAGGCCCTGCTCATTATGGGTGAATCACACGGTCCATTCTCTTAGACTAGGTCCTGCTCATTATGGGTGAATCACACGGTCCATTCTCTTAGACTAGGTCCTGCTCATTATGGGTGAATCACACAGTCCATTCTCTTAGACTAGGTCCTGCTCATTATGGGTGAATCACACGGTCCATTCTCTTAGACTAGGCCCTGCTCATTATGGGTGAATCGTACGGTCCATTCTCTTAGACTTGGCCCTGCTCATTATGGGTGAATCACAC
Protein-coding regions in this window:
- the tmc6b gene encoding transmembrane channel-like protein 6b, translated to MAHSVNFDLTAERMEAGLESPADEEGVHDSFNQLIEDQRQEALELQELQRDLDEEERDSVAYLSSPGQEIWRGSAGRGEEEGGRQLDPLLEERWSSATLKVLSSMPSRTIGRSRGAVISQYYNRTMKLRRRRQSRPSIKDFSRSARPSIRGYGMETDCMETEGVDEEGRKRDQLVNNLQNLSLSDRVRMLRGMPLSVAEKSDLRRLADRKGQRSNHSQIPCCSQLKYHIIIALRHSWYSCLSFLHSLQLWQVRLSLSVSLSVSLSTGGTTNSNRRDKQQQTARRHDKQQQAVRRRNGQTATGVMTNSNRRYGVMTNSNRRYDVMTNSNRRYDAS